The proteins below are encoded in one region of Flavobacterium sp. IMCC34852:
- a CDS encoding PIG-L family deacetylase, giving the protein MQKLYSLSIVFLFLFTPSIWAQQPAKPNAVEIYNQIQKLNFLGSVLYIAAHPDDENTRLISYLSNDKKARTGYLSLTRGDGGQNLIGPELRELLGVIRTQELIEARKIDGGKQFFTRANDFGFSKNPDETLKIWDKDQVLSDVIWAIRKFQPDVIINRFDHRSPGTTHGHHTSSAMLSIEAFDLVNDANQYPEQLQYVSTWQPKRLFFNTSWWFYGSREKFEAADKTNLINLKIGTYYQSVGKSNQEIAALSRSRHQSQGFGATGSRGEEDEYLEFLKGDMPKDKTNLFEGIDTTWNRVKGGKEIGDILYAVEKNFDFKNPSASIPELVKAFTLIENLEDKHWKTIKSEEIKEIIAACAGLYLEAVADVQEVTPGSPLKIKIEAINRSNIAINLEGIGAVPVYVADQKNTIPLKNNIPYTTTNTLQLPNDFDYTNAYWLNQKGTNGMYRVDSQENIGFPDVLRRVKVGFWIGINNVTIPFDRNVIYKYNDDVKGEVYQPLDIVPVATSSIAEKVYIFNNDRSKTITVKVKAGKDNITGKVKLDLPQEWKANPTEIPFTIDKKGQDFSAVFSVSPSEDASEIEIKSIVTVDGQTFDKEKIDINYSHIYKQMVLKPAEAKAIRLKIKTKNEKIAYIMGAGDEVPQSLTQMGYEVSILKPEEITVELLANFDVVMTGIRAYNVVNALAYKQKILLDFVQNGKTMIVQYNTLDDLVTKEMAPFSLKLSRDRVTEEDAEVRFLAPNHPVLNYPNKITAEDFKGWKQEQGLYYPSEWDANFTPILSANDKGEKPKNGALLVAKYGKGNYIYTGLSFFRELPEGVPGAFRLMANMLAIGK; this is encoded by the coding sequence CCGATGATGAAAATACCCGTTTAATTTCTTATTTGTCTAATGACAAGAAAGCAAGAACCGGTTATTTATCTCTAACCCGTGGCGATGGCGGACAAAATCTTATTGGTCCCGAACTTAGAGAATTATTAGGTGTTATCAGAACACAAGAATTAATTGAAGCCCGAAAAATTGATGGTGGCAAACAATTCTTTACTCGTGCGAACGACTTTGGGTTTTCTAAAAATCCGGATGAAACTTTGAAAATATGGGACAAAGACCAAGTTTTAAGCGATGTCATTTGGGCCATTCGCAAATTCCAACCCGATGTCATCATCAACCGATTTGACCATCGTTCTCCGGGAACAACTCATGGTCATCATACCTCTTCAGCCATGCTCAGTATAGAAGCATTTGATTTGGTTAATGATGCCAATCAATATCCTGAACAATTGCAATATGTTTCAACTTGGCAACCTAAAAGATTGTTTTTCAACACTTCTTGGTGGTTTTATGGTAGCCGAGAAAAATTTGAAGCCGCCGATAAAACCAACTTAATCAATCTAAAAATCGGAACGTATTACCAATCCGTCGGAAAATCCAATCAGGAAATTGCAGCTTTGAGTCGCAGTCGCCACCAATCCCAAGGCTTTGGTGCTACCGGAAGTCGCGGTGAAGAAGACGAATATTTAGAATTTTTAAAAGGCGATATGCCTAAAGACAAAACTAATTTGTTTGAAGGCATCGATACCACTTGGAATCGAGTAAAAGGCGGAAAGGAAATTGGTGATATTTTATATGCTGTAGAGAAAAACTTCGATTTTAAAAATCCTTCGGCCAGCATTCCTGAATTGGTAAAGGCTTTTACCCTAATTGAAAATCTGGAAGACAAGCATTGGAAAACCATCAAATCAGAAGAAATTAAAGAAATCATAGCCGCTTGCGCCGGATTGTATTTAGAAGCTGTAGCCGATGTTCAAGAAGTTACTCCGGGAAGTCCGCTAAAAATTAAAATTGAAGCCATTAACCGAAGCAATATTGCTATCAACCTAGAAGGTATTGGAGCTGTGCCGGTTTATGTAGCTGACCAAAAAAATACTATTCCTTTAAAAAACAACATTCCTTACACAACCACTAACACTTTACAGCTTCCAAATGACTTTGATTACACCAATGCTTATTGGCTAAATCAAAAAGGAACTAATGGCATGTATCGCGTTGACAGTCAGGAAAACATAGGCTTTCCTGATGTATTGCGCCGGGTGAAAGTTGGTTTTTGGATTGGAATTAACAATGTTACAATTCCTTTCGATCGCAATGTAATTTACAAATACAATGACGATGTTAAGGGCGAAGTCTATCAGCCTTTAGATATCGTTCCTGTGGCAACTTCTTCTATTGCTGAAAAAGTATACATTTTCAATAACGACCGAAGCAAAACAATTACGGTAAAAGTCAAAGCCGGAAAAGACAATATAACCGGAAAAGTGAAATTAGATTTGCCCCAAGAATGGAAAGCCAATCCGACCGAAATTCCTTTTACCATTGACAAAAAAGGTCAAGACTTTTCGGCTGTGTTTTCCGTTTCACCTTCAGAAGATGCCAGTGAAATTGAGATTAAAAGCATAGTGACCGTTGATGGCCAAACTTTCGACAAAGAAAAAATCGATATCAACTATTCGCATATCTACAAGCAAATGGTTTTGAAACCGGCTGAAGCCAAAGCAATTCGCTTAAAAATCAAAACCAAAAACGAAAAAATCGCCTATATTATGGGGGCAGGCGATGAAGTTCCGCAAAGCCTGACGCAAATGGGTTACGAAGTGTCTATTTTAAAACCGGAAGAAATTACCGTTGAACTTTTGGCCAATTTTGACGTGGTTATGACCGGAATCCGAGCTTATAATGTGGTAAATGCTTTGGCTTACAAACAAAAAATATTATTAGATTTTGTACAGAATGGCAAAACAATGATTGTGCAATACAATACTTTGGATGATTTAGTTACCAAAGAAATGGCTCCTTTTTCCTTGAAACTATCGCGAGACCGAGTAACTGAAGAAGATGCCGAAGTCCGATTTTTAGCACCAAACCATCCGGTTTTAAATTATCCGAATAAAATTACTGCCGAAGATTTCAAAGGCTGGAAACAAGAGCAAGGCTTGTATTATCCGAGTGAATGGGATGCCAACTTCACACCTATCCTTTCGGCCAATGACAAAGGCGAAAAACCTAAAAATGGCGCTTTATTGGTAGCCAAATACGGCAAAGGGAATTATATTTATACCGGTCTTAGTTTCTTCAGAGAATTACCCGAAGGCGTTCCGGGAGCGTTTAGGTTAATGGCCAACATGTTAGCAATTGGAAAATAA
- a CDS encoding sodium:solute symporter, with protein sequence MQQLDWIVLSVTLLFIVFYGVYKTKGSANVEEYILGNKETPWWTVGLSVMATQASAITFLSTPGQAYHDGMGFVQFYFGLPIAMVVISMTFIPIYHKLKVFTAYEYLEQRFDLKTRSFTAILFLIQRGLGTGLTIYAPAIILSSILGWNLTLLNIIIGILVIIYTFAGGTKAVNVTQKQQMFIIMSGMFITFFLILHLLPNDMTFSNAMHIAGANDKMNILDFSFDPENRYTFWSGITGGFFLMLSYFGTDQSQVGRYLSGKSDRESQMGLIMNGFLKVPMQFFILLTGVMVFVFFQFNPVPLHFNPVNKTAVEKSVYAQEYNSLEKQLTQLSEEKKEFNLLYIDHLNQNYDNPILRQKLISLSGKEKDLHDQAKEIIAKVDSKAETNDKDYVFIYFILNYLPSGLIGLLLAVILSAAMSSSASGLTALASTTAIDIYKRNVKGEKSEKHFVNATKYFTLLWGVIAILFACVGTLFENLIQLVNIVGSIFYGTVLGVFLVGFYLKFVKANAIFYSAVISQTTIFFIYYYAIHIYPNGQEKLGYLWLNFIGASLTIVLSILMQLGFKGKQKVLA encoded by the coding sequence ATGCAACAACTCGACTGGATCGTTTTATCGGTTACTTTGCTTTTTATTGTTTTTTACGGCGTTTATAAAACCAAAGGAAGTGCCAATGTAGAAGAATACATTTTGGGCAACAAAGAAACCCCGTGGTGGACAGTAGGTTTATCAGTTATGGCAACCCAAGCTAGTGCCATAACTTTTCTTTCCACACCCGGACAAGCCTATCATGACGGAATGGGATTTGTGCAGTTTTACTTTGGTTTACCTATTGCCATGGTAGTCATATCAATGACATTCATTCCCATTTATCATAAACTGAAAGTCTTTACCGCCTATGAATATTTAGAACAGCGTTTCGATTTAAAAACACGCTCTTTTACGGCGATTTTATTTTTAATCCAACGCGGATTGGGAACCGGTTTGACCATTTACGCACCGGCTATTATTTTGTCTTCTATTTTGGGTTGGAACCTTACCTTACTTAACATTATCATCGGAATTCTGGTAATCATCTACACTTTCGCCGGAGGAACCAAAGCCGTAAACGTCACCCAAAAACAACAAATGTTTATCATCATGAGCGGTATGTTTATCACGTTCTTTTTGATATTGCATTTGTTACCCAATGATATGACTTTCTCTAATGCCATGCATATTGCGGGAGCCAATGACAAAATGAATATCCTTGATTTTTCTTTCGACCCTGAAAACCGATATACTTTTTGGAGCGGAATCACCGGAGGTTTTTTCCTGATGCTTTCTTATTTTGGAACCGACCAATCACAAGTTGGACGCTATTTATCCGGAAAATCAGATAGAGAAAGTCAGATGGGATTAATTATGAACGGTTTTCTCAAAGTCCCGATGCAGTTTTTTATTTTGTTAACCGGTGTGATGGTTTTTGTTTTTTTTCAATTCAATCCGGTACCATTACATTTTAATCCGGTAAACAAAACTGCCGTTGAAAAATCGGTTTATGCTCAGGAATATAATTCACTCGAGAAACAGTTAACCCAACTCTCCGAAGAAAAGAAGGAATTCAATTTATTATATATTGATCACTTGAATCAAAATTATGACAACCCTATATTGCGTCAAAAACTAATTTCATTATCGGGCAAAGAAAAAGATTTGCATGACCAAGCCAAGGAAATCATTGCTAAAGTAGACAGCAAAGCCGAAACCAACGACAAAGACTATGTCTTCATCTATTTTATTCTAAACTATTTGCCTTCGGGATTGATTGGGCTTTTGTTGGCGGTGATTTTATCTGCTGCCATGTCGTCTTCCGCATCGGGTTTGACTGCTTTGGCCTCAACAACGGCTATTGATATTTACAAACGCAATGTCAAAGGCGAAAAATCTGAAAAGCATTTTGTAAATGCTACCAAGTATTTTACTTTGCTTTGGGGTGTGATTGCTATTTTATTTGCTTGTGTCGGAACGCTTTTTGAAAACCTCATTCAGTTGGTAAATATTGTTGGGTCAATATTCTACGGAACAGTTCTGGGTGTTTTCTTGGTTGGGTTTTACCTAAAATTTGTAAAAGCCAATGCTATTTTCTATAGTGCTGTTATCAGCCAAACTACCATTTTCTTTATCTATTACTATGCGATTCACATTTACCCTAACGGACAAGAAAAATTAGGGTATTTATGGCTTAATTTCATTGGGGCTTCATTGACCATTGTACTGTCAATTCTAATGCAATTGGGCTTCAAAGGAAAACAAAAAGTGTTAGCCTAA